The proteins below are encoded in one region of Lentimicrobium sp. L6:
- a CDS encoding glutaredoxin domain-containing protein, which produces MKLINIASFGELQVQLKETPTAYLLLYKSGSDASDCALANASRTINEDVVFLVADVNEVRDIHGEFGVKSAPILLSFKNGEMSNSYKGCNDVSFYDKIFAQDFFVAQAEGEERVAKRVTVYSTPSCSWCGTLKKHLDVHGIRYQEINIASNHDAAEEMVKKSGKQGVPQTDINGQMVVGFDKVKLNSLLGIK; this is translated from the coding sequence ATGAAACTAATCAATATTGCTTCTTTTGGAGAATTGCAGGTGCAGTTGAAAGAAACACCAACAGCTTATCTTTTGCTCTATAAATCGGGCTCCGATGCTAGTGATTGTGCATTGGCTAATGCTTCTAGAACCATAAATGAGGATGTTGTTTTTTTGGTGGCTGATGTAAATGAAGTTAGAGATATTCATGGTGAGTTTGGCGTAAAATCGGCCCCCATACTATTAAGTTTCAAAAATGGGGAAATGAGTAATTCCTATAAAGGCTGTAATGATGTCAGCTTTTATGATAAGATATTTGCTCAGGACTTTTTTGTGGCACAAGCAGAAGGAGAAGAACGAGTAGCGAAAAGAGTTACGGTATATTCTACACCTAGTTGTAGCTGGTGTGGGACTTTAAAAAAGCACCTCGATGTACATGGGATTCGTTATCAAGAAATCAATATTGCCAGCAATCATGATGCGGCGGAGGAAATGGTAAAGAAAAGTGGTAAACAAGGTGTTCCACAAACCGATATCAATGGACAAATGGTGGTAGGTTTTGATAAAGTGAAACTTAATAGCCTTCTTGGAATTAAATGA
- a CDS encoding CPBP family intramembrane glutamic endopeptidase yields MDIQLLKDTKDGKRLFALVLLIFGLGIFVSLFGILLGVGFIEGPIFERISSMGNLNTPSDISLMKYFQIVSQFAFFIIPALIFGFLIEKKTWGFFNLNSWPSIIMLGLGILTLLMSNPLSEWLIYQNGKMSLPSSMAAIEQWMREAEERAAFATNVFLDMKDWKDYALNILMIGVLAAVGEELLLRGAFQPLFIRLFKNEHIGIWITALVFSFIHFQFYGFFARLFLGALLGYFYYYSKNLWVPIIAHFFNNSMAVTYVYITKEPLFSTKPELIEQKEPQTLLALLSLSLVVLGVFLMRYYKNKQAEE; encoded by the coding sequence GTGGATATTCAATTGTTAAAGGATACAAAAGATGGCAAACGCTTGTTTGCACTTGTCTTACTGATATTTGGACTGGGTATATTTGTTAGTCTTTTCGGTATTTTATTAGGAGTTGGCTTTATCGAAGGGCCTATTTTTGAGCGTATTTCGTCAATGGGCAACCTAAACACCCCTTCTGATATAAGTTTGATGAAGTATTTCCAAATTGTTTCTCAGTTTGCTTTTTTTATCATTCCTGCCTTAATATTCGGATTTTTAATAGAGAAAAAAACTTGGGGATTCTTCAATCTGAACAGTTGGCCTTCTATTATTATGCTAGGCCTTGGGATATTAACCCTGTTGATGTCGAATCCTCTAAGTGAATGGCTTATCTATCAGAACGGAAAAATGTCTTTGCCTTCGAGCATGGCTGCTATTGAACAATGGATGAGAGAGGCGGAGGAACGAGCCGCCTTTGCTACCAATGTATTTCTAGATATGAAAGATTGGAAAGATTATGCGCTTAATATTCTGATGATTGGAGTGTTGGCCGCTGTTGGTGAAGAATTGTTATTAAGAGGGGCTTTCCAACCATTATTTATCAGACTATTCAAAAATGAACATATTGGAATTTGGATTACTGCTTTGGTGTTTAGTTTTATTCATTTCCAGTTTTATGGTTTTTTTGCTCGTTTATTTTTAGGTGCTTTATTAGGCTATTTCTATTACTACTCTAAGAATTTATGGGTGCCCATTATCGCTCACTTCTTTAATAACTCCATGGCAGTCACCTATGTATACATCACTAAGGAGCCTTTGTTTAGTACTAAACCCGAGTTAATTGAGCAAAAAGAGCCACAAACGCTATTGGCACTTTTAAGTTTGTCTTTAGTTGTTCTTGGAGTTTTCTTGATGAGGTATTATAAAAACAAGCAAGCTGAAGAATAG
- a CDS encoding biopolymer transporter ExbD encodes MSRFKKQGDKETPAVSTASLPDIIFMLLFFFMVTTVMRETELLVKVNPTSAKEVSKLEKKSLVSFIYIGEPVQGKLGTNTRIQLNDTFGTVDDISDFIAVEKEARDEADRKFLTTSLKVDKDTKMGIVTDVKQELRKVGAFKINYSVTEQRED; translated from the coding sequence ATGTCTAGATTTAAGAAACAAGGGGACAAAGAAACCCCAGCAGTATCTACGGCTTCATTGCCCGATATTATCTTTATGCTTTTGTTCTTCTTTATGGTAACTACTGTAATGCGTGAAACCGAATTACTAGTTAAGGTTAATCCTACTTCGGCTAAAGAAGTTTCAAAACTTGAAAAGAAAAGTTTAGTAAGTTTTATATATATTGGTGAGCCTGTTCAAGGTAAATTAGGAACCAATACTCGTATTCAATTAAACGATACTTTTGGAACTGTTGATGATATCTCAGATTTTATTGCTGTTGAAAAAGAAGCGAGAGACGAAGCTGATAGAAAATTCTTAACCACTTCACTAAAGGTTGACAAAGACACCAAAATGGGAATTGTTACCGATGTGAAACAAGAGTTAAGAAAAGTAGGAGCTTTTAAAATTAACTACTCTGTAACTGAACAAAGAGAAGATTAA
- a CDS encoding co-chaperone GroES, protein MRELQPLNDNVLLDLNEDKKEQKTASGIIIPDTAKEKPQYAKVIAVGNVENPGIKAGDVVFYKRFAGNEVEFEGNKYLFIPYADILAKVVETEEI, encoded by the coding sequence ATGAGAGAGTTACAACCCTTAAATGACAATGTGCTTTTAGACCTCAATGAGGACAAGAAAGAGCAAAAAACAGCAAGTGGAATCATTATTCCTGATACAGCAAAAGAAAAACCACAGTATGCTAAAGTTATAGCTGTTGGTAATGTGGAGAACCCTGGAATCAAAGCCGGTGATGTAGTTTTCTACAAGAGGTTTGCAGGCAATGAAGTGGAATTTGAAGGAAATAAATACCTTTTTATTCCTTATGCTGATATCTTAGCTAAAGTTGTTGAGACTGAGGAAATATAG
- a CDS encoding thioesterase family protein: MNLEIGIEHDVEIIVTPNDTAKAYGSGLVEVFATPAMVALMEKSALQLVGPFLEEGKNTVGTEISVKHVKATGLGKRVQATAKLIAADGPKLTFEVEAYDEDGLIGKGTHKRYVIDEEAFMKSLEA; this comes from the coding sequence ATGAACTTAGAAATAGGAATAGAACACGATGTTGAAATTATAGTAACCCCAAATGATACTGCTAAAGCTTATGGCTCTGGTTTGGTAGAAGTTTTTGCCACTCCAGCCATGGTCGCTTTGATGGAAAAATCAGCACTTCAATTGGTTGGTCCATTTTTAGAGGAGGGTAAAAATACAGTGGGAACAGAAATTAGTGTAAAGCATGTGAAAGCCACTGGCCTTGGTAAAAGAGTCCAAGCTACTGCCAAATTAATTGCCGCTGATGGTCCAAAACTCACTTTCGAAGTGGAAGCTTATGATGAAGATGGCCTAATAGGAAAAGGAACACACAAAAGATATGTGATAGATGAAGAAGCTTTCATGAAAAGCCTCGAAGCTTAG
- a CDS encoding pitrilysin family protein, with the protein MILDRKTQPALNTVGDIYIPPIQHARLDNGLPISYINIGSQELVKFQVAIPAGIVYQNQSLTAFFTNKMLKEGSQNYSAAVIAQKMDYYGAFFETRITRDFAYFNLFCLNKYLAQVLPLVADMLIAPLFSDSEYSVLREQEKQNFQLRMQKGKNKALKAFNTALFGADHPYGSAATIESYDALQVLDLKSFHQKYYSATSWRIYLSGKVSEDILAIINQFFGALEMVGESTQKPIIELHEPLSMERMWVEQKGAMQTAIKMGCLTLDKKHEDYAALSLAQTIFGGFFGSRLMQNIREDKGYTYGIHSGIQHLHQASIFNISSEVGKDVASKAHAEILIELKRLRTELVGEEEISLVKNYMTGGLLRSLNGPFALGEMMRNLEEFELPENYYSQLTKQVQQVSADEILHVAEKYLHEDKMLTVMSGSELV; encoded by the coding sequence ATGATATTAGACAGAAAAACACAACCCGCCCTAAATACCGTTGGTGATATTTATATTCCTCCAATTCAACATGCAAGGCTGGATAACGGATTGCCTATTTCCTATATTAATATTGGAAGTCAAGAGTTGGTGAAGTTTCAGGTGGCCATTCCAGCCGGAATTGTATACCAGAATCAATCACTAACCGCATTTTTTACCAATAAAATGCTAAAAGAAGGAAGTCAAAACTATTCTGCTGCTGTAATTGCTCAGAAGATGGATTATTATGGTGCCTTTTTCGAAACCCGAATTACTCGTGATTTTGCTTATTTCAATCTCTTTTGTTTGAATAAATATCTTGCTCAGGTATTGCCTTTAGTAGCTGATATGCTGATCGCACCTCTTTTTTCAGATTCAGAGTATTCTGTATTGAGAGAACAGGAGAAACAAAATTTCCAACTTCGTATGCAGAAAGGTAAGAACAAAGCTTTAAAAGCATTCAATACAGCTTTATTTGGTGCTGATCATCCTTATGGTTCCGCTGCTACTATAGAGTCTTATGATGCGCTTCAGGTTCTGGATTTGAAATCTTTCCACCAAAAATATTATTCTGCTACTTCTTGGAGAATCTATTTATCTGGCAAAGTTTCTGAAGATATTTTAGCGATAATTAATCAATTTTTTGGTGCTTTAGAAATGGTAGGAGAATCCACTCAGAAACCTATTATTGAACTTCATGAACCTCTGAGTATGGAGCGAATGTGGGTGGAGCAAAAAGGAGCCATGCAGACCGCCATAAAAATGGGTTGTTTAACTTTGGATAAGAAACATGAGGACTATGCCGCACTTTCATTGGCACAAACTATATTTGGTGGTTTCTTTGGATCTAGATTGATGCAAAACATTAGAGAAGACAAAGGCTATACTTATGGTATTCATTCTGGAATTCAGCATTTGCATCAAGCCAGCATTTTCAATATTAGCAGTGAAGTTGGTAAAGATGTGGCTTCAAAAGCTCATGCCGAAATACTCATAGAACTCAAACGGCTAAGAACAGAACTAGTTGGCGAAGAAGAAATTAGTTTGGTGAAGAATTATATGACTGGAGGCCTCCTTCGTTCTTTAAACGGTCCTTTTGCTTTAGGAGAAATGATGCGTAATTTGGAGGAGTTTGAACTTCCAGAAAACTATTATTCACAATTAACCAAGCAAGTTCAACAGGTAAGTGCTGATGAGATACTTCATGTGGCAGAGAAATATCTGCATGAAGATAAAATGCTCACGGTGATGTCAGGAAGTGAACTGGTATAG
- a CDS encoding pitrilysin family protein — MIKFERFQLDNGLRVIVHQDLSTPLVAMNILYQVGARDEEPSRTGFAHLFEHLMFGGSANIPSYDTPLETAGGENNAFTNSDITNYYLTIPKENLETAFWLESDRMLNLAFTDKSLEVQRQVVIEEFKQSYLNQPYGDVWMLLKPLAYKTNPYQWNTIGKDISHIEDASMEEVKDFYRRFYNPNNAIMVLAGNINVEEAKEYCEKWFANIPAGEKVQRNLPKEKVQTEARVLKVEREVPNDALYIAFHMCNRLDKAYQITDLLSDILSNGPSSRLFRKLVKERALFAELDAYITGDIDAGLFIFSGKPAEGISLEQAEQAIWEEIEKVKEELVSEEELEKVKNKMESSMIFGEISFLNKAMSLAYYETITCAEDINEEVKKYRKISALQLQEMAKSIFTKENSSTLFYQAKKEQS, encoded by the coding sequence ATGATAAAATTCGAAAGATTTCAATTAGACAATGGCCTAAGAGTCATCGTTCATCAAGACCTGAGTACACCTTTGGTGGCCATGAATATATTATATCAGGTAGGAGCTCGTGATGAGGAGCCCTCCAGAACTGGATTTGCCCATTTATTTGAGCATTTGATGTTTGGTGGCTCTGCCAATATTCCATCCTACGATACTCCTTTGGAGACCGCTGGTGGTGAAAATAATGCTTTCACCAATAGTGATATCACCAATTATTACCTCACCATCCCCAAAGAAAACTTAGAAACTGCTTTTTGGTTGGAGTCTGATAGAATGCTAAACTTGGCTTTTACCGATAAGAGTTTAGAGGTGCAACGCCAGGTCGTCATTGAGGAGTTTAAACAGTCTTATCTGAATCAGCCTTATGGAGATGTTTGGATGTTATTGAAACCATTAGCTTATAAAACGAATCCTTATCAATGGAATACCATTGGTAAAGATATTTCTCATATTGAGGATGCCAGTATGGAGGAAGTTAAAGATTTCTATCGCCGCTTCTATAATCCTAATAATGCCATTATGGTGTTGGCTGGAAATATAAATGTAGAGGAGGCTAAAGAATATTGCGAGAAGTGGTTTGCTAATATTCCTGCTGGGGAGAAAGTGCAGAGAAATCTACCTAAAGAAAAAGTACAAACAGAAGCACGAGTATTAAAAGTAGAACGAGAGGTGCCTAACGATGCACTTTACATCGCTTTCCACATGTGCAATAGATTAGATAAGGCTTATCAAATCACCGATTTGTTGAGTGATATTTTGTCTAATGGGCCTTCTTCTCGCTTATTTCGTAAACTAGTAAAAGAACGTGCCTTATTTGCAGAGCTTGATGCTTATATCACAGGAGATATCGATGCCGGGCTTTTTATTTTTAGTGGTAAGCCAGCGGAAGGCATTTCTCTGGAACAAGCAGAGCAAGCCATCTGGGAAGAAATAGAAAAAGTGAAAGAAGAATTAGTAAGTGAAGAAGAGTTAGAGAAAGTCAAGAATAAAATGGAATCTTCCATGATATTTGGCGAAATCAGCTTTTTAAATAAAGCCATGAGCTTGGCTTATTATGAAACCATCACCTGTGCCGAAGATATTAATGAAGAAGTGAAAAAGTATAGAAAAATATCTGCTTTGCAATTACAAGAAATGGCCAAAAGCATATTCACTAAAGAAAACAGCAGTACTTTGTTTTACCAAGCCAAAAAGGAGCAATCATGA
- the dusB gene encoding tRNA dihydrouridine synthase DusB, with translation MKIGNIEIEGFPLALAPMEDVTDPPFRALCKRLGADIMYTEFISSEGLIRDAKKSIEKLDMNPGESPVGIQIFGHSEESMVQAAEIATQAKPDIIDINFGCPVKKVVTKCAGAGALQDIPRLLRITESVVKSTHLPVTVKTRLGWDENNKIIVELAEQLQDLGIQALTVHGRTRSQLYRGVADWTLIGKIKENPRMHIPIIGNGDISSGAKALEARNKYGVDGIMIGRASIGNPWIFKEIKEYMNGNTEPLIVGIDERVDICKEHVERSVEWKGETRALNEMRKHYSNYFRGFPHFKEFKMKLMTCHEPQALYDTLEELRIFYKNYREV, from the coding sequence TTGAAAATAGGAAATATAGAAATCGAAGGCTTCCCCTTGGCATTAGCTCCAATGGAAGACGTTACCGATCCCCCATTTAGAGCGCTTTGTAAACGACTGGGTGCTGACATCATGTACACTGAGTTCATTTCATCGGAAGGGCTTATTAGAGACGCTAAAAAGAGCATAGAGAAACTAGATATGAATCCTGGAGAATCTCCAGTAGGAATTCAAATATTTGGTCATAGCGAGGAATCTATGGTACAAGCTGCGGAGATAGCCACACAAGCCAAGCCTGATATTATCGATATTAACTTTGGCTGTCCAGTAAAAAAGGTGGTAACCAAGTGTGCTGGTGCAGGAGCTTTACAAGATATTCCAAGATTATTGAGAATTACTGAGTCGGTGGTAAAATCCACTCACCTTCCTGTTACAGTAAAAACTAGACTGGGTTGGGACGAGAATAACAAAATCATTGTAGAATTAGCTGAGCAATTGCAAGATCTAGGTATTCAGGCTTTAACGGTACATGGGAGAACACGCTCCCAGCTTTATAGAGGTGTTGCCGATTGGACTTTGATAGGTAAAATAAAGGAAAACCCTCGTATGCACATTCCTATCATAGGAAATGGTGATATAAGTTCTGGCGCTAAAGCCTTAGAAGCCAGAAACAAATACGGAGTAGATGGCATCATGATTGGAAGAGCCAGCATAGGAAATCCCTGGATATTTAAAGAAATTAAAGAGTATATGAATGGGAATACAGAACCTTTAATCGTTGGAATAGATGAACGAGTTGATATCTGTAAAGAACATGTGGAACGTTCGGTTGAATGGAAGGGAGAAACCCGAGCACTTAATGAAATGCGTAAGCACTATAGTAATTACTTTAGAGGCTTTCCACATTTCAAAGAATTCAAGATGAAGCTGATGACATGCCATGAGCCACAAGCACTATATGACACCTTGGAAGAACTCAGAATTTTTTACAAAAACTATAGAGAAGTATAA
- a CDS encoding DUF6364 family protein, with protein sequence METKLTLRLNDNVIARAKIYARDHKISLSKMIESYLDSLTAQKKEKDDSSITPLVESLSGVIDLPADFDHKKEYGDYLEEKYK encoded by the coding sequence ATGGAAACAAAACTGACATTAAGATTAAACGACAATGTTATTGCAAGAGCAAAAATTTATGCTCGTGATCACAAGATAAGCCTGTCTAAAATGATAGAATCATATTTAGATAGTTTAACTGCTCAAAAAAAGGAAAAGGATGATAGTTCTATAACTCCATTAGTTGAAAGCTTAAGTGGTGTAATTGACCTGCCAGCAGATTTTGACCACAAAAAAGAATATGGTGATTATTTAGAAGAAAAATATAAATGA
- a CDS encoding PIN domain-containing protein produces the protein MKNLFLDTNIVIDLLSQRQPFYQEAADLFSLADKKIIELSVSSLTIANTSYILLKQMNGKKAKSILRKLRLIVKVLPLDDKIIGLALNDEMFTDFEDALQYFTALENGKDFIITRNLKDFKNSRIPTITANQFMEVINN, from the coding sequence ATGAAAAACCTATTTTTAGATACTAATATCGTCATAGATTTGTTGTCACAAAGACAACCGTTTTATCAGGAAGCGGCAGATCTTTTTTCATTAGCAGATAAAAAAATAATAGAATTATCTGTTTCGTCACTGACAATTGCGAATACGAGCTATATCCTTTTGAAACAAATGAATGGTAAAAAAGCAAAATCGATTTTACGAAAACTTCGTTTGATTGTAAAAGTTTTACCACTTGATGATAAAATAATTGGCTTGGCTCTAAATGATGAAATGTTTACTGATTTTGAAGATGCACTTCAATATTTTACAGCTTTAGAAAATGGAAAAGATTTTATAATAACAAGAAATTTGAAAGATTTTAAAAACTCGAGAATACCGACAATTACTGCAAATCAGTTTATGGAGGTCATCAACAATTAA
- a CDS encoding 2-oxoglutarate dehydrogenase E1 component — protein sequence MEKHSYLNNNPEFIEELYQNYLDDPDSVEEGWKKFFEGFEFSRKNYGEEDTVSASEYKVINLIEDYRKRGHLFTKTNPVRTRRQYSPSLDIENYDLTKADLEKVFQAGNKLGMGPAKLKDIIIALEKTYCGSVAVEYVYIRDTEQVSWLKEKMEARQNKPEFVSERKQRILYKLTQAVGFEKFIHRKFPGQKRFSLEGAEALIPALESVIEIGADKGIKEFMIGMAHRGRLNVMANIMKKPYHTIFSEFAGNEYDDTHLLGDVKYHLGATTERETSKGHKVRLTLSPNPSHLEAVNPLVEGMTRARIDDVNSDISEDSISPILIHGDASIAGQGVVYEVIQMAELEGYKTGGTIHLVINNQVGFTTNYLDARTSTYCTDVGKTIQSPIFHVNGDDVEAVAYTVQLAMEFRQRFKKDVFIDLLCYRKYGHNEGDEPRFTQPILYKAIEKHPDPRVIYAKKLLAENALSQEKIDQMEAGFNEHLEESLEKAKEITKGHISNFLEEEWTGIRKAQNKDFDYSPDTSVSKAYLEEVGQKITAVPEGKNLFRKIVRLQKTRENMLFKDDKLDWAMGELLAYGTLLKEGYPVRISGQDVQRGTFSHRHAVFTLEDSAETYTPLQNISEDQARFSIFNSLLSEYGVLGFEYGYALASPNDLTIWEAQFGDFGNGAQIIFDQFISSAEDKWKVMNDLVVLLPHGYEGQGPEHSSARIERFLTLCAENNMQVTNPTTPANMFHMLRRQVKREFRKPLIVFTPKSLLRHPLATSTVDDFTNGGFKELIDDQIADASKVTKIAFCSGKIYYDLIEEKTKLGNKEHIAIIRLEQLYPLPIVQIKALLKKYSNAKDYLWVQEEPFNMGAWTFIRSELHDLDIHIISRPATGSPATGSIKFHNMQQRKIIEKLFDECGECPRVGTDCKMACIGNNWKEVLAEIERVNTK from the coding sequence ATGGAAAAGCATTCGTACTTAAATAATAACCCTGAATTTATTGAGGAGCTTTATCAAAACTACCTTGACGACCCTGATTCTGTGGAAGAGGGCTGGAAGAAATTCTTCGAGGGTTTTGAGTTCAGTAGAAAAAATTATGGTGAAGAAGATACCGTTTCTGCATCTGAATATAAGGTCATCAACCTGATTGAGGATTATAGAAAACGTGGACACCTTTTTACCAAAACCAATCCCGTTCGTACCCGTCGCCAGTATTCGCCAAGTCTAGATATAGAAAACTATGATTTAACTAAGGCTGATCTGGAAAAGGTATTTCAAGCCGGAAATAAGCTAGGAATGGGTCCTGCAAAGCTGAAAGATATTATTATAGCTCTGGAGAAAACCTATTGTGGCTCGGTGGCTGTGGAATATGTATATATTAGAGACACCGAACAGGTATCTTGGCTCAAGGAGAAAATGGAAGCCCGACAGAACAAACCCGAGTTCGTATCTGAAAGAAAACAGAGGATTCTTTATAAACTAACCCAGGCTGTTGGTTTCGAGAAATTCATTCATAGAAAATTCCCCGGTCAGAAACGATTCTCATTGGAAGGTGCCGAAGCTTTAATCCCTGCTTTGGAATCGGTTATTGAAATTGGAGCCGACAAAGGCATTAAAGAATTCATGATTGGAATGGCCCATAGAGGTCGCTTAAATGTGATGGCAAATATTATGAAAAAGCCTTATCACACCATCTTTAGTGAGTTTGCTGGAAATGAATATGACGATACTCACCTTTTAGGCGATGTAAAATATCATCTGGGAGCCACCACAGAAAGAGAAACTTCAAAAGGCCATAAGGTTCGTTTAACTTTATCTCCTAATCCTTCCCATTTGGAAGCCGTAAATCCTTTAGTCGAGGGAATGACGAGAGCCAGAATTGATGATGTAAACAGCGATATTAGCGAAGACAGCATCTCTCCTATTCTGATTCATGGTGATGCCAGTATAGCTGGTCAAGGAGTGGTTTATGAAGTGATACAAATGGCCGAACTAGAAGGTTATAAAACTGGAGGAACCATCCATTTGGTGATTAATAATCAGGTGGGATTCACCACCAATTATTTAGATGCCCGTACTTCTACCTATTGTACCGATGTGGGAAAAACCATTCAGTCACCCATTTTCCATGTGAATGGAGATGATGTGGAAGCAGTAGCTTATACGGTGCAGTTGGCCATGGAATTCCGACAAAGATTTAAGAAAGATGTGTTCATCGATTTACTTTGCTATAGAAAATATGGTCATAACGAAGGTGATGAGCCTCGCTTCACACAGCCTATACTATATAAAGCCATTGAAAAACATCCTGATCCTAGAGTAATTTATGCCAAAAAGCTTTTAGCCGAAAATGCTTTATCTCAAGAAAAGATAGACCAGATGGAAGCTGGCTTTAATGAGCATCTGGAGGAAAGCTTAGAAAAAGCCAAAGAAATTACCAAAGGACATATCAGTAATTTCCTAGAAGAAGAATGGACTGGTATAAGAAAAGCACAGAATAAAGATTTTGATTACTCTCCAGATACCTCAGTGAGTAAAGCATATCTGGAGGAGGTTGGACAAAAAATAACCGCAGTTCCAGAAGGAAAAAATCTGTTTAGAAAGATTGTCCGTCTTCAAAAGACTCGCGAGAACATGTTGTTTAAAGACGACAAGTTGGATTGGGCCATGGGAGAACTTTTGGCCTACGGTACTTTATTAAAAGAAGGCTATCCGGTAAGGATAAGTGGACAAGATGTACAAAGAGGAACTTTCTCTCATCGTCATGCTGTTTTCACTTTGGAAGACAGTGCCGAAACTTATACCCCATTACAAAATATCAGCGAAGATCAAGCTCGTTTTTCTATCTTTAACTCCCTCCTCTCGGAATACGGAGTTTTAGGATTCGAATATGGTTATGCTCTGGCCTCCCCTAATGATTTAACCATTTGGGAAGCTCAGTTTGGTGATTTTGGAAATGGTGCTCAAATTATCTTCGACCAGTTTATCAGTAGTGCTGAAGACAAGTGGAAGGTCATGAACGACTTGGTGGTTTTACTTCCTCATGGTTATGAGGGCCAAGGTCCAGAACATTCTAGTGCCAGAATTGAAAGGTTTTTAACGCTTTGTGCGGAGAATAATATGCAGGTGACCAATCCTACTACTCCCGCAAATATGTTCCATATGCTGCGCCGACAAGTAAAACGAGAATTCCGTAAGCCTTTAATTGTATTTACACCCAAAAGCTTATTGAGACATCCATTGGCGACTTCTACTGTTGATGATTTCACTAATGGTGGATTTAAAGAATTGATAGATGACCAAATAGCTGATGCTAGCAAGGTGACTAAAATTGCATTTTGTAGTGGCAAAATTTATTACGACCTCATTGAAGAAAAAACCAAACTTGGAAATAAGGAACATATTGCCATTATCAGATTAGAGCAATTATATCCTTTACCTATTGTTCAGATAAAAGCGCTGCTGAAGAAATACAGCAATGCCAAAGATTATTTATGGGTACAAGAAGAACCATTCAATATGGGTGCTTGGACTTTTATCAGAAGTGAATTGCATGATCTAGATATTCATATTATTTCACGTCCGGCAACAGGAAGTCCAGCAACAGGAAGTATCAAATTCCACAATATGCAGCAACGTAAAATCATTGAAAAACTTTTTGATGAATGTGGAGAATGCCCAAGAGTTGGAACCGATTGCAAAATGGCTTGTATAGGAAATAACTGGAAAGAAGTTCTAGCAGAAATTGAAAGAGTTAATACTAAATAA